Proteins co-encoded in one Stomoxys calcitrans chromosome 5, idStoCalc2.1, whole genome shotgun sequence genomic window:
- the LOC106093039 gene encoding odorant receptor 7a, whose translation MNATNRGYFDCIRPCISSTMFQQLFIAAFTLCLTAINMMTFERTFAEQVFSVVYLGVILIQIMPACMCVNYMMTETHFLTTAMYSCNWMDQNFEFRRILIIFMQRSQKSNVVNAGNIISVSLATFLAIQMCK comes from the coding sequence CTACTTCGATTGCATTCGCCCTTGCATATCATCCACCATGTTCCAGCAATTGTTTATAGCCGCCTTTACGCTATGCTTGACCGCCATCAATATGATGACCTTTGAAAGGACATTTGCTGAGCAGGTCTTTTCGGTGGTCTATTTGGGTGTAATTCTTATACAAATAATGCCCGCCTGCATGTGTGTCAATTACATGATGACCGAGACTCATTTTCTCACCACAGCCATGTATAGCTGCAATTGGATGGACCAGAATTTTGAATTTCGTCgcattttaatcatttttatgCAACGTTCACAAAAATCGAATGTCGTAAATGCAGGAAATATAATTTCTGTatcgctggcaacatttttggcg